A genomic window from Quercus lobata isolate SW786 chromosome 10, ValleyOak3.0 Primary Assembly, whole genome shotgun sequence includes:
- the LOC115965757 gene encoding HMG-Y-related protein A-like produces MCNWGNATQVQGVECSNKQNDPEADAQTIPMKRLRDTIINLASSKRGHPVSMEATKRIEALLHQIFPVFKTPDHPPYSQMIYKAIEALDEGEGSSKASISAFIKSNYHDLPWAHESFLTCHLTKLIEKDEIFLAHSSSCNMFRMRKHKEPANQQHEKEGDDGSEISSIKPLTTVMVRLKKSGRPSKPKERKRRGRPPKKEAVMKRGGEESRRGQGVVVVAPCPPVMPSILA; encoded by the exons ATGTGCAATTGGGGTAATGCCACTCAGGTCCAAGGAGTGGAATGCAGCAATAAACAAAATGACCCAGAAGCAGATGCCCAAACCATCCCCATGAAAAGGCTCAGAGACACCATTATCAACCTAGCAAGCTCCAAACGAGGACACCCAGTGTCAATGGAGGCAACCAAGCGCATTGAAGCTCTCCTTCACCAAATCTTTCCTGTATTCAAAACCCCAGATCACCCTCCTTATTCACAG ATGATATACAAAGCTATTGAAGCATTGGATGAAGGTGAAGGTTCAAGCAAAGCATCAATATCAGCCTTCATTAAGTCAAACTACCATGACTTGCCATGGGCTCATGAGAGTTTCCTCACTTGCCATCTTACCAAGCTGATTGAGAAAGATGAAATCTTTTTGGCTCATAGCAGCAGTTGCAACATGTTCCGGATGCGAAAACATAAAGAGCCTGCAAATCAACAACATGAAAAAGAAGGTGATGATGGGTCTGAGATTTCGTCGATCAAGCCTCTTACTACTGTGATGGTTCGGCTGAAGAAGAGTGGGAGGCCTTCGAAACCGAAAGAAAGAAAGCGGAGAGGGAGACCACCGAAGAAAGAAGCAGTGATGAAGAGAGGAGGAGAGGAGAGCCGAAGAGGGCAAggcgtggtggtggtggctCCTTGTCCTCCGGTCATGCCTTCCATCCTTGCATGA